A section of the Oryza sativa Japonica Group chromosome 1, ASM3414082v1 genome encodes:
- the LOC4323994 gene encoding receptor protein kinase-like protein ZAR1, whose translation MVLLLLLLLALPAAAGGLAADGQALLAFKAAVLRDPEGALADWDASTAADPCAWNGVSCGAGSGAGGADRRVVALSLPRKGLVGSLPASPLPASLRHLNLRSNRLFGELPAPLLSAAAGLQSVVLYGNELYGPIPPELGDLPYLQILDLSSNSLNGTLPPAILRCRRLRSLALGWNNLTGALPQGFARGLSALEHLDLSHNRFSGAVPEDIGNLSRLEGTVDLSHNQFSGQIPASLGRLPEKVYIDLTYNNLSGPIPQNGALENRGPTAFVGNPGLCGPPLKNPCSPDAMPSSNPFVPKDGGSGAPGAGKNKGLGKVAIVAIVLSDVVGILIIALVFFYCYWRAVSSKEKGNGGAAGSKGSRCGKDCGCFSRDESATPSEHTEQYDLVPLDQQVRFDLDELLKASAFVLGKSGIGIVYKVVLEDGLTMAVRRLGEGGLQRFKEFQTEVEAIGKVRHPSIVTLRAYYWSYDEKLLIYDYIPNGSLSAAIHGKPGTMTFTPLPWDGRLKIMQGVAKGLSFLHEFSPKKYIHGDLRPNNVLLGSNMEPYISDFGLGRLANIAGGSPFTQSDHAGIEKAQSQQSDASVSPLVGKGSCYQAPEALKTLKPSQKWDVYSYGVILLEMITGRSPVVLLETMQMDLVQWVQFCIEEKKPSADVLDPSLARDSEREDEMIAALKVALACVQANPERRPSMRHVAETLDHLNGSG comes from the exons ccgacccctGCGCCTGGAACGGCGTCTCCTGCGGCGCCGGGTCCGGGGCCGggggcgccgaccgccgcgtcGTGGCGCTGTCCCTCCCGAGGAAGGGCCTCGTGGGCTCCCTCCCGGCGTCGCCGCTCCCGGCCTCGCTCCGCCACCTCAACCTCCGCAGCAACCGCCTCTTCGGCGAGCTCcccgcgccgctcctctccgCTGCGGCGGGGCTGCAGAGCGTCGTGCTGTACGGGAACGAGCTGTACGGGCCGATCCCGCCGGAGCTCGGCGACCTCCCCTACCTCCAAATCCTCGACCTCTCCTCCAACTCCCTCAACGGCACGCTCCCGCCCGCGATCCTGagatgccgccgcctccgctccctcGCGCTCGGCTGGAACAACCTCACCGGCGCGCTGCCGCAGGGGTTTGCCAGGGGCCTGTCGGCGCTGGAGCACCTCGATTTGTCCCACAACCGCTTCTCCGGCGCCGTCCCGGAGGACATCGGCAACCTGTCCAGGCTCGAGGGGACGGTCGACCTCTCGCACAACCAGTTCTCCGGCCAGATTCCGGCGAGCCTTGGAAGATTGCCGGAGAAGGTCTACATTGATCTCACGTACAACAATCTGTCCGGCCCGATTCCGCAGAATGGGGCGCTGGAGAACCGGGGGCCGACGGCGTTCGTCGGCAACCCGGGCCTCTGCGGGCCGCCGCTCAAGAACCCGTGCTCGCCGGACGCCATGCCGTCGTCCAATCCGTTTGTGCCCAAGGATGGGGGCTCCGGCGCCCCCGGTGCTGGGAAGAACAAGGGGTTGGGGAAGGTTGCCATTGTAGCCATTGTGCTCAGTGATGTGGTGGGGATTCTGATCATTGCACTGGTGTTCTTCTACTGCTATTGGAGGGCTGTTTCCTCCAAGGAGAAGGGGAATGGTGGGGCTGCTGGTTCTAAGGGGTCCAGGTGTGGCAAGGATTGTGGGTGTTTTAGCCGGGACGAATCCGCCACGCCGTCGGAGCACACCGAGCAGTATGACCTCGTGCCGTTGGACCAGCAAGTGAGGTTCGATCTCGATGAGCTGCTCAAGGCATCAGCATTTGTGCTTGGGAAGAGCGGCATCGGGATCGTGTATAAGGTGGTTCTTGAGGACGGGCTTACGATGGCCGTCAGGCGGCTAGGAGAAGGGGGACTGCAGAGGTTTAAGGAGTTCCAGACTGAGGTTGAGGCCATTGGCAAGGTCCGCCATCCCAGCATTGTTACCTTGAGGGCTTATTACTGGTCTTATGATGAGAAGTTGTTGATATATGATTACATCCCTAATGGCAGCCTCTCTGCAGCAATCCATG GTAAACCTGGGACAATGACATTCACACCATTGCCATGGGATGGACGTCTAAAAATCATGCAAGGGGTTGCAAAGGGGCTATCTTTCTTGCATGAATTTAGCCCTAAAAAGTATATCCATGGGGACTTAAGGCCAAATAATGTCCTCCTTGGATCAAACATGGAGCCATACATATCAGATTTTGGGCTCGGACGGCTTGCAAATATTGCTGGAGGATCACCTTTCACACAATCAGATCATGCTGGTATAGAGAAAGCTCAGAGCCAGCAGTCCGATGCCTCGGTGAGCCCTCTTGTGGGCAAAGGATCATGCTATCAAGCACCAGAAGCACTGAAAACACTGAAACCATCTCAGAAATGGGATGTATACTCCTATGGTGTGATCTTGCTGGAAATGATCACCGGCAGATCGCCGGTTGTTCTCTTGGAGACTATGCAGATGGACCTTGTGCAATGGGTGCAGTTCTGTATTGAAGAAAAGAAACCATCTGCCGATGTGCTCGATCCTTCTCTCGCCAGAGACTCTGAACGGGAAGATGAGATGATCGCAGCACTGAAAGTTGCTCTCGCTTGCGTTCAGGCCAATCCAGAGCGAAGGCCCTCTATGAGGCATGTCGCAGAAACCCTGGATCACCTCAATGGTTCAGGCTAG